The sequence below is a genomic window from Anaerocolumna chitinilytica.
TTGTTGTCCGGCTGCCGGTATTGTTCGATCTCCCATTTGGATTCTCCTTCCATAGGACGGTTTACTAAAGTATAGCCCATCTTTTATTTATTATATCCTTTTATCGACAATTCTTCAACTTCAACCGTTACAATCCCTATGGTAAACTGAATTACAAAGGCGTTTTCTGTCTTATTTTTATTATATTAATTGTATAATTATGAAAAATGTTGACTTCATTTTGAAAAACGGCTACAATGCTCTTTAACAAGAAGTAATTACATGAAGCAAAGGAGTATTGTTATGAGTTTCGAATATCGAAAAGAAGTTATATCTCCTGCCGAACTATTGAGTACTTATTCTCTGACAGAAAAAGAACGCCTGGCCAAAGCAGAAAGAGATAATGAGATTAAGGATGTTTTTATAGAAAAGTCAGGTAAATTCCTGGTTATAATCGGCCCTTGCTCTGCAGATAATGAAGATTCCGTCTGCGATTATATAAGCAGGCTTGCCAAGGTTCAGGAAAAAGTTAAGGATAAATTAATCCTGATTCCTCGTATCTACACAAATAAGCCCCGTACCACAGGTGAAGGTTATAAAGGAATTGCCCATCAGCCGGATCCTGAAAAGAAACCGGACTTACAGGAAGGTCTGATTGCAATGAGAAAGATTCATCTGCGGGCTATTAAAGAGACCGGCCTTACTGCAGCAGATGAAATGCTCTATCCTGAGAATTGGCCTTATGTAGAAGATATTCTCTCCTATGTGGCGGTAGGTGCGCGTTCCGTAGAAAATCAACAGCACCGCCTTACGATAAGCGGCATCAACTGCCCTGCCGGCATGAAGAATCCGACCAGTGGTGATATTTCCGTTATGTTAAATTCCTGTGTGGCAGCTCAAGCCTCCCATACCTTCTTATATAGGGCTTATGAAGTAAAGACAACAGGAAATCCTCTTGCCCACTGTATCTTAAGAGGGGCTGTGAATAAACATGGACAAGCACTCCCTAACTATCATTATGAAGATTTAGTCCATCTGTTAGATATGTATAACGAAAGGGATTTATCCTATCCGGCAGCCATTATAGACGCGAATCATGCCAACTCCAATAAGCTGTACAATGAACAACCCCGTATTATAAAGGAAATCCTCCACAGCAGGTCTGTTAATCCGGATATTGAGAGATTAGTAAAAGGTGTTATGATAGAAAGTTATATCGAGCCCGGTAATCAGAAAGTCTCAGAACATACTTATGGTAAGTCCATAACCGATGCCTGCCTGGGTTGGGCAGAATCAGAAAAACTCATCTATACTATAGCTGATCATATCTAAACAAGGGAGCTGTCGCTTGAACGATTGATAAATCGTGAAGTGGCAGCTCCCTTTTCTGCAAAAATACCCTTTTCTTATCTACATTCGGGGGTTATAAAAACTTACACTTTTATATATTTTAATTGCGGTTTTGATTACTTTGTAGATACAGTAATTATCTCACTATAGGCACCATAGGTTATCTTTTTATTACTCGTTTTATACGCTCTAACCTTAAAATTATATGCTGTTCGGGACTTAAGACCTTTCATTGTACTTGATGTTGTATAATAATTTTTTATTGTTTCTATCTCAATCCATTTTGAATTTTTATATTGATAAATTTTATAACCAGTAACGCCAGCCTGCTTTTCCCAGGTAAGTTTCAGGGATGTTTTACTTTTACTGGACAACTTCAGACCTTTCGTAACAGACGGAGCATTTGTACAAGAGATTACAGCACTATATTTTGCTTTAATATTATTCTTAGCCCCTAGTGCTTGAATCTTATAATAATATGTTTTACCGATTGAAATAGATTTATCTGACCATGTTAATTGATTAGCTTTTGTAACAGTGCCAACTTTTTTATAGCTACCTGTCTTGCTAGAAGAGCGATAAATATTATATCCATTTGCTCCAGCTACCCTATTCCAATTTAGTTTAATATATGAATATTTTACACAATTAGCTTTTACTAATTGAGGAGAGTTTAATAACGGCATATTTGCTGATAATAAGTAAGTAGAATTATGACTAATCTCATATTCAGTATAGCCATCGCCGGCAAATTCAACGTCTGTATCAAGCACATCAGGAGATTGATCATAATAAGTTAATATCATATCCGATGTGACCTTATATTTTTCCTTTAAAAATTCATTATTTATACGCATCTGAACTTTTCCTGGAAGAACCCCATTCTCAGCATATCGCATATAAAGGATATAATCATCATTTGTAAATCCATAATCCGAACCCTTCTGCTTGCTGATATTTACATTCAGATTGATAGTCTTACAATTATCTAGATTAATGTCCTTGCCGTTAAATATCCATTGAACATCATTATTCTCAAATACTACTGTCTTATCTTTTCCGGCAATTGCTTGAAAAAGTCTTTTATCTGCTTTATTGTTATTGCGATAATCCAATACTGCAGTCTGCCCTTCAATCATAGAATTAATTGCATTTACTGCCGCATCAACATTACCAGTTGCTCCATAATAAG
It includes:
- a CDS encoding 3-deoxy-7-phosphoheptulonate synthase, coding for MSFEYRKEVISPAELLSTYSLTEKERLAKAERDNEIKDVFIEKSGKFLVIIGPCSADNEDSVCDYISRLAKVQEKVKDKLILIPRIYTNKPRTTGEGYKGIAHQPDPEKKPDLQEGLIAMRKIHLRAIKETGLTAADEMLYPENWPYVEDILSYVAVGARSVENQQHRLTISGINCPAGMKNPTSGDISVMLNSCVAAQASHTFLYRAYEVKTTGNPLAHCILRGAVNKHGQALPNYHYEDLVHLLDMYNERDLSYPAAIIDANHANSNKLYNEQPRIIKEILHSRSVNPDIERLVKGVMIESYIEPGNQKVSEHTYGKSITDACLGWAESEKLIYTIADHI